The region CCCCTTAACAAAAAACCCCTAATTTTTTTTCCTGTCTCTCTCtatctcactctcactctctctgctctctctctctgagctctcccttctctctctagttctctttctctctctctgcttctctccctctctttctcttccatctctctctcacacacacaacATTTCAGTTAATTGCAGGTATATAGGGTCTCAATTAAACCCCAAATTGAAGAACACCTTCAATTAATCAAACCCCATCTACAagaaaccctaatttctgaataGGTTTGTTTGTTCAATTATGTTTGTTTGTTCAATTAGGTTTAATTTGTTCAGTTAGGTTTGTTTGTTCAATTAGGTTTAATTTGTTCAATTAGGTTTAATTTGTTCAATTAGGTTGTCTGGAGAGGCTTTTGAGGACTAGAGTGGAGAGGCTTTTGAGAGAAAAGGAACTCAAGAAATCCAACAGGTCACTCAATGCAAATGCAAATGAGGAAGGAGGGAAAGATTTTAAAGGGGATAATGGCACTGTTGAGAATTGCTTCCTCTACCAAAACCAAAGCCGCCCCCTCTCCGCCTCCCTTTCGTATGCCCACCAGAAAGCCATCTCTCTCCACTCTTTTATTCAGGTACTAATTATTACACAAACTCTTGCCTTTTATATTGTGCTATTACATTTATTATTTACACAGTGATGATATTTGTGTGTGTTTTGTAGTTGTCCGGTTGAAATGAGTTCGATGCAACCCTATCACACGACCACTGCTTCTGTTTTGATGACTTCTATACTTATGCTTTCGAGAGTCGGTTACGGTTGGCTCCACGAATTGGAGTGCGTAGCTTAACAGTTTTTGATGATTCTGTGTAATTCCTGACCAGTTGTGCTACTGCTCTATAAAGAGACATATGTGCCATGATCAGTTGGTCCTTATCTGAGAGCCTCTGGCACAAATCACTAGCTGTAATTTTCACACTAAGATGGAAAATGTGGAATTGCTAATTGTTAAGTTAGAGCGAAGGCTAACATGAATATcatgtttttgtgttattatatCTCGTTACTCTAAATCATTTTCGTAAGTGGAGCAGTGATAGAATTAAGTAAGTCACATAGGTTGTGTTCACTTGGTGGAAATGAAATGAGGAAGGAATAGAATGAAAAAACTAAGTTCTTAGGAGGATGGTGCTTAAATAATGTGCATGACTGGGGGATAATGTTTAATTAGAAACATTTTGATTGTTTTTCTTGTATCTAATAATTCTTTTACAGGGAAAGGTCAGCTGTTAGTCACAGCATTACTTGGATGTATCCTGTCCATGTTAAGCAAGTAAAAATTCAGGGAGCAACAGCCTATGCAGTTTCTGGTTTGTTTTCATTTCACATTGTTATAAAATGTATATTATCTTTCATTTTTCTTTGCCAACAAATTACTTGCGTGCTTCTGGCACTCACACAACATACTGATGGCGACGCCTAGATGAAGACCAAATATATTGTTTATAGTCTTTAATCTTGGAATTTTAATTGATAATGATTTATAAGAAGTGTCTTCTTATTATTGTTTAGTTGTTTTTTTTACTATTCCAGGAACTCCAGCAGATTGTGCATCTCTGGGAATCTCCGGAACTCTTTTTCCTGTAGTGCCTGATCTGGTAACTATTCTAAATCAACTTTGTAAACTGATATTCTCATTAGTTGTAAATCGTGCTAAAGCTCAAATATCATTCTGGTTGCTGATGTTTCTATAACCTAAGATGTTACCTATTTGTAACGACTCAAGCTGAGCACTTACTAACAACTCTATTCACTtgctttttttaaaaaaaaaattgtttttcgTTGCTTACTCTTGTTTGTTTTGGTCACAGGTTATTAGTGGCATAAACATGTGTTGCAACTCTGGTTACCGCATGTCAGTAACTCTCTGTCTGAGGAAACACTTTTCTGTTTAGTAAAAGTAGTCTATATAGTATGTGACCTTAAGTCTGCAGTATAAACTCTTAAGTCTGCACAACTAATCAAATCTTGTTACTGGAATAACAGCATGTACTCAGGAACAGTAGCAGGTGCTCGAGAAGCCTTTTTCTACGGGATACCTTCTATCTCAATATCTTATGACTGGTACACATTAACTTACAAAATGCACTATGTAGACATGCATCAATATATTGCACGTTGCAACTGCTTTGGGATCAGTTTTTATTTTTCTTGATTCAATTTGTGTTCTCAACTGCCAGGATGGGGGGTAAGAGCACTGCTAATGACTTTAAACTTTCTGCCGAGGCTTGCTTACCCATAATAAGTGCAATTTTGGTTGAAGTCAGAAGTAAAACATATCCTCTAAAGTGCTTTTGGAATATTGATATGCCTACAGATATTTCAAATCATAAGGTGAGACTTAATGCTTTTACAGCCATCATCATCTGCTTTAATGATATTCGGAGAGAACAAAGATTAAGTATCAGGCTATGGATTATAATGATCCATCTTTGAATTCAGAACTAAATTAGAACTTCATGTAGCTTGACTTGAATTGTGTTTGCTGCTCATTCTGTACTCTGTAGGGATACAAGTTGACAAAGCAGGGAAATAATATTATCAGAATGGGTTGGAAGAAAATTACTTCTGAAGCACAAGTTGGAAAAATATTATCAACAATGAATATGGTAGCTGATTCGACAAAAATTGAGATGAATGGTACGAAAGTATCACAAGACTCTGAGAACAGTCTCGTTTTTATGCGAGAAGCTTTATAATTTTATCAAGGAATTGGAATTTGTTGTCGGGGATATTTGGGACTGGAAATGGATCTTCAGTATCTATGTAAGATGCCTCACAATTTGACAACCTTTTTCCTGGATGACCATGTTTATAAAGATTGAACATGGGCATCATATATTTATTAGTCAATGTTTGTTTTGTCTACAGCGAGAATGCTGGTCTTTTAGCATTAACTCGAGTGGGCAGTCGAAGAGTTGTACAGATATCTGCGTGCTTTATGATCTTCTTTTCCATCCTGGGTAAGCTTCTTTGTTTATGTCAAAATGTATAGGTTTTGTTTTTTATGTGCAGTTTGTTAATTACTTGTCAAACGCTTTGACAATGATCCTGCAGGAAAGTTTGGGGCAGTATTCGCTTCTATCCCATTGCCAATCTTTGCTGCATTGTATTGTCTACAAATGCAAGGACATATACAATGATCTGACAAAGTATAGTAGTAGTAGTCTGGTAGAAACTATGTAGTAGCTCTTGTATTATTCATCTGACCAAATGTAATTCATATAAACTTGTTAATATTTACTTGAGTAAATGTAATTACGGCTAGAGATATTCATGTACAtgcattataaaatttattgCAGGAGGGATTTTTGTATCAATCTGTCGTAGAAGATTACTTTACTCGATTCATGTATATACATTGTAAAACTTACTGCAGGAGGGTTGTTTCCAGTTTTTAGAACCAATGTTAAAAATCATAAATACACATCAATTTAAACATATAAAAGCAATGTCTTAAAATCACAAAGACATCAGTCAAAACAAAATATTCGATGTTAATAAAGGAATATTAGCACATGAAAATAGGGTAATAACATCGATTTAAAAATAAACACCCGATGTCTATTTATCATATTAACATCGGTTCTTTAGAAAATAATCGATGTCTATTGTCAACATTGACATCGGGTACTTagaaaataaccgatgtctaataaGATAGAGACATCAGTTTTTTATCAAAGACTGATGTCTAAGAAGATAAAGACATcaggttttttatttttaatcgatgttaatttataaatattgcTTGTGTGTTACAGTTTTAAATAGGCCTAATAGTCCTAATATTACATTTCCGAACTTGACATTACACAATTATATAACAAGAATGTGAATTAGACATCAGATATTTTCCAGAAATGATGTGTAAtattacatagacatcggtttttaaccgatgtctatgagaaaatacatttaacatcagtcgcgaagacatcatacattttttacatagacatcggtttttaaccgatgtctaaggtcttttttctagtagtgcTTGGTGGGTGATAAGTTcctaggaagccttagggagccttgatctaaccttaaacaagcttggatctcacaaacaatcaagaaaacacaaagttagtttcttgaagttactattcatcaagaactttgatgaattgattagctatgttaaacatggaatcttaaGCTCAAAATCATACCATAACTAAGTTTAGAAATATAAAATCTATggaaacaaacctcttaatttttgaaggtgtggagcttggactttgaaAATAAAATCCTTGTATTTTCATGAAAAAATCGAGCATAAACAATGGGGAGAGAATAAGATGAAGTGGTTTGGTGTTTTTGAATGATTTTACTTGGTTGTTATTCAATTTTGCTAAAATATGTTGATAAAGTGATGCcatcacttgcttatgtcattgcttgcataATCCCTTTGCCACATGTCATAATCTCATGGCGTGAAGGTGTCTTTACATACAATcacatgttttagcttctcttggaagcttccttcccatgcTACTTtcatgtgcttgccccttggtcgtttatttgttttacggttcacttaactctcgttttcgttaatcgtttgagggatcatatccgagatcttattacttgggcttccctaaacctttcttaatattttatgtttcttaaatgatcctctcttataatccttgaattgaaatctttttcatcatgttaccttatacttaattctgtcggtatctggtggattttcgggaaaaatcaaagcgtgcgaattcaaattctgacgatctttacataccctcatatactttatgaaatactaatacgatcttagaatttccataacaatacTTCTATATAGCGTGGTCTAATAATTTCCCTTAATCAGCgtagtcagcaaaagttactattcatcaaggtttcaaaaatttccaaaatttggggttattacagtctcccctccttaaaaggatttcgtcccgaaATCTGATAGAAAATggttggggatacttttctagcattgccCTTTCTaactcaagtcaattttcccacattgtgatTCTATTACAAgactctgactagtttgataaccatgttcctaagcacttgttcctttttctttctttttttataACCCTCACTGGTTACTCCACATAGGTTACGTCTGGTCACAGGTTTAcgtgttcatattcccctatgtgtctcgcctctggatcatatttccttaacattgatatttTGAACTCATtgcgaacttgttgcaggttcggggggtagggctagttcatttgataacttcccaatatatcttaatatatccaagggtctaACAAAtcatgggcttagctttcctttctttccgaacctcgtCCATCCTTTCCAAgagaatacctataacaacactaggtcccctacttcatactctttttcctttcatgtcaaatcgacatacttcttatgtccatcttgggctacaaccagccgtcctctgattagatctattatatccttggtcctttgaaccactgctggtccgagcatcttgcgctctacaacttcatcctaatataagaaagatcgacattgtcttccctcaaggatctcataaggcgacatctcgatactgacatacgatctattgtcgtaagaaaactcaatccgcgttaaatgatcattccaaattctttcaagtctattgcacagactctcatcatagcttctagcgttatagcttttgcttctcaatacccactcttttccagttcgtaatcgttactatcttccatacctaatattatactggttacttttttgctcgttagcgttctataaccttttaataaccgcgtcaaccttagtatcatgaacgcgttagaatcggaataccaccgtactgataccacttcatttctagctgcttctatcttctaAAGTTTGATAAATCatgtagaagtaaaagaatttattgagagatcactatgatcatgaacacttgttccattacatagttagtacaaaaggtggccaacctttagtacttgacaaggaattaaacaacatgtggtatcctaccaGGCTTCTATCGCACAGATtaatagtcattcggcaatacctccccttctggaagggttgttcttctcagtttatatgaaaatgaaaagaagagaaaagaaagaatttaagataattatataaaaatattgccacaaaacatctggcttgAAGTccacctctgaactatagaggtttatcataggagaacaaacatatatatgtatatatctcaacatcaagtattatagcatcacaattcatgttcctgaatcttttactatcccgtccatcatttttatgaacccatgctcttgctcgagcttataaataatcacctttgaaactccttcgacaGCGAATCCATTGCTATAccacaaccttcttcgtatagtaatactactctttatcgataagaaggaataagtatatcATAGGTAAATAATTGACTTAATTATTCTATTAATGATAACCTATACATCACAAcgcccgattagtggtactcaatctcaacatccattacaatacaactctcatggttgtaatcggctcattactcgcagaatcattgctgcattactatggtccaccgctgacctactgtagtcatttgtTTTGCTTcgaatcttaatagctaaccatacagagtccataccaGT is a window of Apium graveolens cultivar Ventura chromosome 11, ASM990537v1, whole genome shotgun sequence DNA encoding:
- the LOC141695474 gene encoding uncharacterized protein LOC141695474; translated protein: MYPVHVKQVKIQGATAYAVSGTPADCASLGISGTLFPVVPDLVISGINMCCNSGYRIMYSGTVAGAREAFFYGIPSISISYDWMGGKSTANDFKLSAEACLPIISAILVEVRSKTYPLNHHHLL